One Streptomyces sp. NBC_00554 DNA segment encodes these proteins:
- a CDS encoding MarR family winged helix-turn-helix transcriptional regulator has translation MTPSSPSPTPDPAPAGAAGGLRPDEPQGTAEPQTTADALIQLSFLVQGVVTGIAANHDLSLIQVRLLGILRDRRPGMLELARHLGLDKSSMTGLVTRAEKRGLVQRLPSPDDGRAVLVALTPLGRQLTDRCTTEVDQRIAALTAPLTTAEHAQIRTLSAKLLQRPPSHTLTS, from the coding sequence ATGACCCCAAGCTCCCCCAGCCCCACCCCGGATCCGGCCCCGGCAGGCGCCGCAGGTGGCCTGCGGCCCGATGAACCGCAAGGCACCGCCGAACCGCAGACCACCGCGGACGCCCTGATCCAGCTGTCGTTCCTGGTCCAAGGCGTCGTGACGGGTATCGCCGCCAACCACGACCTGTCCCTGATCCAGGTCCGCCTCCTCGGCATCCTGCGCGACCGCCGCCCCGGCATGCTCGAACTCGCCCGTCACCTGGGCCTGGACAAGTCCTCCATGACCGGCCTGGTCACCCGCGCCGAGAAACGCGGCCTGGTCCAGCGCCTGCCCTCGCCCGACGACGGCCGCGCCGTCCTGGTCGCTCTCACCCCGCTCGGCCGACAGCTCACCGACCGCTGCACCACCGAGGTGGACCAGCGGATCGCCGCCCTGACCGCGCCCCTGACCACGGCCGAACACGCCCAGATCCGCACCCTGTCCGCAAAACTCCTCCAGCGGCCCCCGAGCCATACTCTGACCTCGTGA
- a CDS encoding MaoC/PaaZ C-terminal domain-containing protein: protein MPIDAAKAVAAEPRAGEIAWGHKDVQLYHLGVGAGANPDRPSPATDPDELRYTLESRLHVLPSFATVAGAGSPGVIGGLSMPGVEVDLARVLHGGQSIRLHRPIPVEGRATTTSRIAAVYDKGKAAILVMRTEVTDTEGPLWTNDAQIFVRGEGGWGGDRGPSARLEPPTGPADKTVDRPVREDQALLYRLSGDWNPLHADPEFAKLAGFDRPILHGLCTYGMTLKAVVDTLLGGDVTRVRSYSTRFAGVVFPGETLRIRMWRRDAGVQVTVTAVERDEAPVLADTLVEHA from the coding sequence ATGCCCATTGACGCCGCCAAGGCCGTCGCCGCCGAGCCCCGGGCCGGAGAGATCGCCTGGGGTCACAAGGACGTCCAGCTCTACCACCTCGGCGTCGGCGCGGGCGCCAATCCCGACAGGCCGAGCCCCGCGACCGACCCGGACGAGCTGCGCTACACCCTGGAGTCCAGGCTGCACGTCCTGCCGAGCTTCGCGACCGTCGCGGGCGCGGGCTCCCCGGGCGTGATCGGCGGCCTCTCCATGCCGGGCGTCGAAGTCGACCTCGCCCGGGTCCTGCACGGCGGCCAGAGCATCCGGCTGCACCGCCCGATCCCGGTCGAGGGCAGGGCGACGACCACCTCGCGGATCGCCGCCGTGTACGACAAGGGCAAGGCCGCGATCCTCGTCATGCGCACCGAAGTCACCGACACCGAGGGCCCGTTGTGGACGAACGACGCCCAGATTTTCGTACGGGGGGAAGGCGGCTGGGGCGGCGACCGCGGCCCCTCCGCCCGCCTCGAACCACCAACCGGGCCCGCGGACAAGACCGTTGACCGCCCGGTCCGCGAGGACCAGGCCCTGCTCTACCGGCTCTCCGGCGACTGGAACCCGCTGCACGCCGACCCCGAGTTCGCCAAGCTCGCCGGGTTCGACCGGCCGATCCTGCACGGGCTGTGCACGTACGGGATGACGCTCAAGGCGGTCGTCGACACGCTGCTCGGCGGGGACGTGACCCGCGTCCGCTCGTACTCCACGCGCTTCGCCGGTGTCGTCTTCCCCGGCGAGACCCTGCGCATCCGGATGTGGCGGCGGGACGCCGGGGTCCAGGTGACGGTGACCGCGGTCGAACGGGACGAGGCGCCGGTCCTCGCCGACACCCTTGTCGAGCACGCCTGA
- a CDS encoding zinc-binding alcohol dehydrogenase family protein yields MYAAVVRSFDAPPRFDTIDTPRPDGEHEILVDVLAAGLHPRVRSDADGTHYTSGGVLPLVPGIDAVGRTPQGELLYFVAPDTALGTMAEQAVVDRRRAITLPAGTDPVAVAAAMNPGMSSWVALRRRVTLEPGARVLILGATGNSGQLAVQIAKHLGAAHVVAAGRDPERLDLLPGLGADETVSLLGDPEKVADRLGRSAGDADVVIDYLWGPVAEHAMPALLTARPEPAKPLAWIQIGSMAGAEITLPSYLLRAANLQIMGSGQGSVTTAGIVAELPSLATEIASGTLAVDPLALPLSGVERAWSTPTAPGQRIVLTPAD; encoded by the coding sequence ATGTACGCCGCCGTCGTCCGCTCCTTCGACGCCCCGCCCCGCTTCGACACCATCGACACACCCCGGCCCGACGGGGAGCACGAGATCCTGGTGGACGTCCTGGCCGCCGGTCTCCACCCGCGGGTGCGCTCCGACGCCGACGGCACCCACTACACCTCCGGCGGCGTCCTGCCCCTGGTCCCGGGCATCGACGCGGTCGGCCGCACCCCGCAAGGGGAGCTCCTCTACTTCGTGGCCCCCGACACCGCCCTGGGCACCATGGCCGAGCAGGCCGTCGTCGACCGCCGCCGCGCCATCACCCTGCCGGCCGGCACCGACCCGGTCGCGGTGGCCGCCGCGATGAACCCCGGCATGTCCTCCTGGGTCGCCCTGCGCCGCCGCGTCACTCTCGAGCCCGGCGCCCGCGTCCTGATCCTGGGCGCGACGGGCAACTCCGGACAGCTCGCCGTCCAGATCGCCAAGCACCTCGGCGCCGCCCATGTCGTGGCCGCCGGCCGCGACCCCGAGCGCCTGGACCTCCTGCCCGGCCTCGGCGCGGACGAGACCGTCTCCCTGCTGGGCGACCCCGAGAAGGTCGCCGACCGGCTCGGCCGGAGCGCGGGAGACGCGGACGTCGTCATCGACTACCTGTGGGGCCCGGTCGCCGAACACGCCATGCCCGCCTTGCTCACCGCCCGCCCCGAGCCCGCCAAGCCGCTGGCCTGGATCCAGATCGGCTCCATGGCAGGCGCGGAGATCACCCTGCCCTCCTACCTGCTGCGTGCGGCGAACCTCCAGATCATGGGCAGTGGCCAGGGCTCGGTGACCACCGCCGGAATCGTCGCCGAACTGCCCTCGCTCGCCACGGAGATCGCCTCCGGCACCCTGGCCGTCGACCCGCTCGCCCTTCCCCTCTCGGGGGTCGAGCGGGCGTGGAGCACCCCCACGGCGCCTGGTCAGCGCATCGTGCTCACCCCTGCTGACTGA
- a CDS encoding response regulator transcription factor → MPRDHRPAKSIRVLLAEDQGMMRGALALLLGMEADIQVVAQVSAGDAIVDAALTHRPDVALLDIELPGMSGLDAAAELRDQAPDCRVLILTTFGRPGYLRRAMEAGAAGFLVKDGPVEELAQAIRRVLTGETVIDPALAAVALSAGPNPLTARECDVLNASADGATVADIATKLNLSESTVRNYLSAAIGKTSTRNRMEAMREARQQGWL, encoded by the coding sequence ATGCCCCGGGATCACCGGCCCGCCAAGTCCATTCGCGTCCTGCTCGCGGAGGATCAGGGAATGATGCGGGGCGCGCTCGCTCTGCTGCTGGGGATGGAAGCGGACATCCAGGTGGTGGCGCAGGTGTCGGCGGGGGACGCGATCGTGGACGCGGCGTTGACGCACCGGCCCGATGTGGCGCTGCTGGACATCGAGTTGCCGGGGATGAGCGGGCTGGACGCGGCGGCCGAGCTGCGGGACCAGGCACCCGACTGCCGGGTCCTGATCCTCACGACCTTCGGCCGCCCCGGGTATCTGCGGCGGGCCATGGAGGCGGGGGCCGCGGGCTTCCTCGTCAAGGACGGCCCCGTGGAGGAGCTCGCCCAGGCGATCCGGCGGGTGCTGACCGGTGAGACCGTGATCGATCCCGCGCTCGCCGCGGTCGCGCTGAGCGCCGGGCCCAACCCGCTCACCGCCCGCGAGTGCGACGTCCTGAACGCCTCGGCGGACGGCGCCACCGTCGCCGACATCGCGACCAAGCTCAACCTCTCCGAGTCGACCGTCCGCAACTACCTCTCCGCCGCCATCGGCAAGACGTCCACCCGCAACCGCATGGAGGCGATGCGGGAGGCCCGGCAGCAAGGGTGGCTCTGA
- a CDS encoding C4-type zinc ribbon domain-containing protein, translated as MNAAPADQIRLLDVQSLDARLQQLAHKRRSLPEHTEIESLNKDLTQLRDLLVAAQTEEGDCAREQTKAEQDVDQVRQRAVRDQKRLDSGAVSSPKDLENLQREITSLAKRQGDLEDVVLEIMERRESAQERSTELTGRVSSVQSKIDDATARRDAAFESIDGEVATATKEREVIAGSVPADLLKLYDKLRQQQGGVGAARLYQRRCEGCRLELNITEVNEVKAASPDTVLRCENCRRILVRTSESGL; from the coding sequence CTGAACGCCGCGCCCGCCGACCAGATCCGACTCCTCGACGTCCAGTCCCTCGACGCGCGCCTTCAGCAGCTGGCGCACAAGCGCAGGTCGCTGCCCGAGCACACCGAGATCGAGTCGCTGAACAAGGACCTCACTCAACTGCGCGACCTGCTCGTCGCCGCGCAGACCGAGGAGGGTGACTGCGCCCGCGAGCAGACCAAGGCGGAGCAGGACGTCGACCAGGTGCGCCAGCGCGCCGTCCGCGACCAGAAGCGCCTCGACTCGGGTGCCGTGTCGTCCCCCAAGGACCTGGAGAACCTCCAGCGCGAGATCACCTCCCTCGCCAAGCGGCAGGGCGACCTGGAAGACGTCGTCCTGGAGATCATGGAACGCCGTGAGTCCGCGCAGGAGCGGTCCACCGAGCTGACCGGGCGGGTCTCCTCCGTCCAGTCGAAGATCGACGACGCGACCGCGCGCCGCGACGCCGCCTTCGAGTCGATCGACGGCGAGGTGGCCACCGCGACGAAGGAGCGCGAGGTCATCGCGGGCTCCGTCCCCGCCGACCTCCTCAAGCTCTACGACAAGCTGCGCCAGCAGCAGGGCGGCGTCGGTGCGGCCCGCCTCTACCAGCGCCGCTGCGAGGGCTGCCGCCTCGAGCTCAACATCACCGAGGTCAACGAAGTGAAGGCCGCGTCCCCGGACACCGTCCTCCGCTGCGAGAACTGCCGCCGCATCCTGGTGCGCACGTCCGAGTCCGGCCTGTAA
- the eda gene encoding bifunctional 4-hydroxy-2-oxoglutarate aldolase/2-dehydro-3-deoxy-phosphogluconate aldolase: MTSPLPSSPHASVLDLAPVVPVVVVTDAADAVPLARALVAGGLRAIEVTLRTPAALDAIRAVAAEVPDAVVGAGTVLSPAQVDQCVSAGARFLVSPGWTDVLLAAMEGSGVPFLPGVSTTSEVVALLERGVREMKFFPAEAAGGTAYLKSLAGPLPQARFCPTGGIGPVSAREYLALPNVGCVGGSWMLPEDAVAARDWGRIESLAREAAALRP; this comes from the coding sequence ATGACTTCGCCGCTGCCCTCATCTCCGCATGCCTCCGTGCTGGACCTCGCTCCGGTCGTCCCCGTCGTCGTGGTCACGGACGCCGCCGACGCCGTGCCGCTCGCGCGGGCGCTGGTCGCGGGCGGGCTGCGTGCGATCGAGGTGACGCTGCGGACACCGGCGGCGCTCGACGCGATCCGGGCGGTCGCGGCGGAGGTGCCGGACGCGGTGGTGGGTGCCGGGACGGTTCTCTCGCCGGCTCAGGTGGATCAGTGCGTGTCCGCGGGGGCGCGCTTTCTGGTCAGCCCGGGCTGGACGGACGTACTGCTTGCCGCAATGGAGGGGTCCGGGGTGCCGTTCCTGCCGGGGGTGTCCACGACGTCCGAGGTCGTGGCGCTGCTGGAGCGGGGGGTGCGCGAGATGAAGTTCTTCCCGGCGGAGGCGGCGGGCGGTACGGCGTATCTGAAGTCGCTGGCGGGGCCGCTGCCGCAGGCTCGGTTCTGCCCTACGGGCGGTATCGGGCCGGTCTCCGCGCGGGAGTATCTGGCGCTGCCCAACGTCGGGTGTGTGGGCGGGAGTTGGATGCTTCCCGAGGACGCGGTCGCTGCGCGGGACTGGGGGCGGATCGAGTCGCTGGCGCGGGAGGCGGCTGCGCTACGGCCTTGA
- a CDS encoding sensor histidine kinase — protein sequence MAWKRNCNTGALRKPGEARPDDMGRAPSGFTMLPWLLMGMGAFSNLVQGKTPNPWIGGLGLLAFNTLYIHVVFRAFAKEWRQARSTRVALVLMGLLTCGLAIGYGDSWLWFFPLLGLAVGSVVRGKLLGRLAVGLSVLAGTIGWFHEGWAAINIAYGTFLSTAVTAAILSLSDAVRELRAAREELARRAVEKERLRFSRDLHDLLGHTLSVIVVKSEAARRLAHRDLTAALVQVTDIESVGRQALTEIREAVTGYRTGSLATELDGAHSVLSAAGVEPDVRRSGTPLTPQTEALLGWVVREAVTNVVRHSGAARCDITVDGTPERVRLTITDDGTGASTTVQEPVAGTGLKGLKERLAAAGGSLEAGPGSRGGFTVSAELPVDPEGLRDPLEPQLVSQQG from the coding sequence ATGGCGTGGAAGAGGAACTGCAACACCGGCGCCCTTCGGAAGCCCGGGGAGGCGCGGCCCGACGACATGGGCCGGGCGCCCAGCGGCTTCACGATGCTGCCGTGGCTGCTGATGGGCATGGGCGCGTTCTCCAACCTCGTCCAAGGCAAGACGCCGAACCCCTGGATCGGCGGCCTGGGCCTGCTCGCCTTCAACACCCTCTACATCCATGTGGTGTTCCGCGCCTTCGCGAAGGAGTGGCGCCAGGCCCGTTCCACCCGGGTGGCGCTCGTCCTGATGGGCCTGCTGACCTGCGGTCTCGCCATCGGCTACGGCGACTCCTGGCTGTGGTTCTTCCCACTGCTCGGCCTCGCCGTGGGCTCGGTGGTCCGGGGCAAGCTCCTGGGCCGCCTCGCCGTCGGCCTGAGCGTGCTCGCCGGGACCATCGGCTGGTTCCACGAGGGCTGGGCCGCGATCAACATCGCGTACGGCACCTTCCTGTCCACCGCGGTGACCGCCGCGATCCTGTCCCTCTCCGACGCGGTACGGGAACTGCGCGCCGCCCGCGAGGAGTTGGCGCGCCGCGCGGTGGAGAAGGAACGGCTGCGTTTCTCCCGCGACCTGCACGACCTGCTGGGCCACACGCTCTCGGTGATCGTCGTGAAGTCGGAGGCGGCCCGCCGGCTGGCCCACCGTGACCTGACCGCGGCCCTCGTCCAGGTCACGGACATCGAGTCGGTCGGCCGCCAGGCCCTCACGGAGATCCGCGAGGCGGTCACCGGCTACCGCACGGGCAGCCTCGCCACGGAGCTGGACGGCGCCCACTCGGTACTGTCCGCCGCGGGAGTCGAGCCCGACGTCCGCCGGTCGGGCACGCCCCTGACGCCCCAGACCGAGGCCCTCCTCGGCTGGGTGGTCCGCGAGGCCGTCACCAACGTCGTACGGCACAGCGGCGCCGCCCGCTGCGACATCACCGTCGACGGCACCCCCGAACGCGTCCGCCTGACCATCACGGACGACGGCACCGGCGCCTCCACCACCGTCCAGGAGCCCGTCGCGGGCACCGGCCTCAAGGGCCTCAAGGAACGGCTCGCGGCGGCGGGCGGCTCGCTGGAGGCGGGACCGGGTTCGCGGGGCGGGTTCACGGTGTCGGCGGAACTGCCGGTGGATCCGGAGGGGTTGAGGGATCCGCTGGAACCGCAGCTGGTCAGTCAGCAGGGGTGA
- a CDS encoding Nif3-like dinuclear metal center hexameric protein, giving the protein MPRLSEVIAALDALWPPERAEGWDAVGTVCGDPDQEVTRVLFAVDPVQDIVDEAVKLGAGLLVTHHPLYLRGTTTVAADTFKGRAVHTLIKNDIALHVAHTNADRADPGVSDALAGALDLRVVRPLVPDPTDPEGRRGLGRVCELDHPLTVRELAARAAERLPATAQGIRVAGDPEALVRTVAVSGGSGDSLFDDVRAAGVDAFLTADLRHHPASEARAHSPLALLDAAHWATEWPWCELAAAQLDEISDRKGWGLRVHVSKTVTDPWTAHAASTTDTSGAPN; this is encoded by the coding sequence GTGCCCCGTCTGTCTGAAGTCATCGCCGCGCTCGACGCCCTCTGGCCCCCGGAGCGGGCCGAGGGATGGGACGCGGTCGGCACGGTCTGCGGCGACCCCGACCAGGAGGTCACGCGCGTACTGTTCGCCGTCGACCCCGTCCAGGACATCGTCGACGAGGCGGTGAAACTGGGCGCCGGCCTGCTCGTCACCCACCACCCGCTCTACCTTCGCGGTACGACGACGGTCGCGGCCGACACCTTCAAGGGCCGCGCCGTGCACACCCTGATCAAGAACGACATCGCGCTGCACGTCGCCCACACGAACGCCGACCGCGCCGATCCGGGAGTCTCCGACGCCCTCGCGGGCGCGCTCGACCTCCGGGTCGTACGCCCCCTCGTGCCGGACCCGACCGACCCGGAAGGCCGCCGGGGCCTCGGCCGCGTCTGTGAGCTGGACCACCCGCTCACCGTCCGCGAACTCGCCGCCCGCGCCGCCGAGCGGCTGCCCGCCACCGCGCAGGGCATCCGTGTCGCGGGCGACCCCGAGGCCCTCGTACGGACCGTCGCGGTCAGCGGCGGCTCCGGCGACAGCCTCTTCGACGACGTACGCGCCGCGGGCGTGGACGCCTTCCTCACCGCGGACCTGCGCCACCACCCGGCGTCCGAAGCCCGCGCCCACAGTCCTCTCGCGCTGCTCGACGCGGCGCACTGGGCCACCGAGTGGCCCTGGTGCGAGCTGGCCGCCGCCCAGCTCGACGAGATCTCCGACCGGAAGGGATGGGGACTCCGCGTCCACGTCTCCAAGACGGTCACCGACCCCTGGACCGCCCACGCGGCCTCGACTACCGATACATCAGGAGCCCCCAACTGA
- a CDS encoding 3-oxoacyl-ACP reductase: MSLPLEGLAAIVTGAGRGLGRVEALELGRLGAAVVVNDYGQSGRDGSGAASAGPAEEVAAEIRDAGGRAVAHTGDVADHEQARELVELAVTEFGKLDILVNNAGILRDRMVFSMSEDEWDSVIRVHLKGHFNTTHFASVHWRARSKAAGGPVYGRIVNTSSEAFLAGSAGQPNYAAAKGGIVGLTTSTALALAKYGVTANAICPRARTRMTQDVFAGLAEPGDGLDPLAPEHVAPLVGYLASPAAGQVNGQLLVVHGGMVAVVERPRVAAKFDSKQDTFTYDELDALLTPHYAGRPAGETFAAAEVLGLKRG; this comes from the coding sequence ATGTCACTGCCACTTGAAGGGCTGGCCGCGATCGTCACCGGCGCGGGGCGCGGGCTCGGACGCGTCGAGGCGCTCGAACTCGGCCGGCTCGGTGCGGCCGTCGTCGTCAACGACTACGGCCAGTCCGGGCGCGACGGTTCCGGCGCGGCGTCGGCCGGCCCCGCGGAGGAGGTCGCCGCCGAGATCCGTGACGCGGGCGGGCGGGCGGTCGCCCACACCGGGGACGTCGCCGACCACGAACAGGCCCGAGAACTGGTCGAGTTGGCTGTCACCGAGTTCGGGAAGCTCGACATCCTGGTCAACAACGCGGGCATCCTGCGTGACCGGATGGTCTTCTCGATGTCGGAGGACGAGTGGGACTCGGTCATCCGGGTGCACCTGAAAGGCCACTTCAACACGACCCACTTCGCGTCCGTCCACTGGCGGGCGCGGTCCAAGGCGGCGGGCGGGCCGGTGTACGGGCGGATCGTGAACACCTCCTCGGAGGCGTTTCTCGCGGGCTCGGCCGGACAGCCCAACTACGCGGCCGCCAAAGGGGGGATCGTGGGGCTGACCACGTCCACGGCGCTGGCTCTCGCCAAGTACGGCGTGACCGCGAACGCGATCTGCCCGCGTGCCCGGACGCGTATGACGCAGGACGTGTTCGCCGGTCTCGCCGAGCCCGGTGACGGCCTGGACCCGCTCGCACCCGAGCATGTCGCCCCGCTCGTCGGCTACTTGGCCTCGCCCGCCGCCGGGCAGGTCAACGGTCAGCTGCTCGTCGTGCACGGTGGCATGGTCGCGGTCGTCGAACGGCCGCGGGTGGCGGCCAAGTTCGACAGCAAACAGGACACCTTCACCTACGACGAGCTGGACGCGCTGCTCACGCCGCACTACGCCGGGCGGCCGGCGGGGGAGACGTTCGCGGCGGCGGAGGTGTTGGGGCTCAAGCGCGGGTAG
- a CDS encoding Zn-dependent alcohol dehydrogenase, whose translation MRAAVQHEIGQDKLEVHDDVEAVGFGPGRVRIRVRATGLCHSDLSAMNGVLPQPAPFVPGHEGAGEVVEVGEGVTNVKPGDRVVVCWLPACGVCPACKRGQTELCLAGFMNAGTPNFKRPGGDVFGFAGTGTFAEEVVVDAGCAVPIPDDVPFDIAALIGCGVTTGLGAALNTADVEAGSSVAVIGCGGVGISAIQGARLKGAAEIVAVDPVASRREAALRFGATQAVSPDELADAKQRITAGEGFDYVFEVVGRSSTARTAYENTRRGGTLVIVGAGAMDDYLQLNMFELFFDEKRILPSMYGGGDVLRSYERTVALWRAGRIDLEGLITHRVPLAEINEALDQMRTGTALRTCIEI comes from the coding sequence ATGCGCGCAGCCGTACAGCACGAGATAGGCCAGGACAAACTGGAAGTCCACGACGACGTCGAGGCGGTGGGCTTCGGTCCAGGCAGGGTGAGGATCCGGGTACGGGCCACGGGGCTGTGCCACTCGGACCTGTCGGCGATGAACGGCGTGCTGCCGCAGCCCGCGCCGTTCGTGCCCGGACACGAGGGCGCCGGTGAGGTCGTCGAGGTCGGCGAGGGCGTCACCAACGTCAAGCCCGGCGACCGCGTCGTCGTCTGCTGGCTGCCGGCCTGCGGAGTCTGTCCCGCCTGCAAGCGCGGCCAGACCGAACTGTGTCTGGCCGGGTTCATGAACGCCGGCACGCCCAACTTCAAGCGCCCCGGCGGAGATGTCTTCGGCTTCGCGGGCACCGGCACCTTCGCCGAGGAGGTCGTCGTCGACGCCGGGTGCGCGGTGCCGATCCCGGACGACGTGCCGTTCGACATCGCCGCCCTCATCGGCTGCGGGGTCACCACCGGACTCGGCGCCGCCCTCAACACCGCCGACGTGGAGGCCGGTTCGTCGGTCGCCGTCATCGGCTGCGGCGGCGTCGGCATCTCCGCGATCCAGGGCGCGCGGCTCAAGGGCGCGGCCGAGATCGTCGCCGTCGACCCGGTCGCCTCCCGCCGCGAGGCCGCGCTGAGGTTCGGCGCCACCCAGGCTGTCTCGCCGGACGAACTCGCCGACGCCAAGCAGCGGATCACCGCGGGCGAGGGCTTCGACTACGTCTTCGAGGTCGTCGGCCGCTCGTCCACCGCCCGCACCGCGTACGAGAACACCCGGCGCGGCGGCACCCTCGTCATCGTCGGCGCGGGCGCCATGGACGACTACCTCCAGCTCAACATGTTCGAGCTGTTCTTCGACGAGAAGCGGATCCTGCCCTCGATGTACGGCGGCGGAGACGTCCTGCGTTCGTACGAGCGGACCGTCGCCCTGTGGCGTGCAGGGCGCATCGACCTGGAGGGCCTGATCACCCACCGGGTGCCGCTGGCCGAGATCAACGAGGCGCTCGACCAGATGCGGACGGGCACGGCGCTGCGTACGTGCATCGAGATCTGA
- a CDS encoding bifunctional RNase H/acid phosphatase → MREFIVEADGGSRGNPGPAGYGSVVIDAATGETLAEAAEYIGVATNNVAEYRGLIAGLKAARALDPSASIRVRMDSKLVVEQMSGRWKIKHPDMKPLAAEAASILPPSQVTYEWIPREQNKHADRLANEAMDAGKRGEQWSPSASTAELDARAARSAAPDPSGPPGDATAGAAKVRAAMAGSMPSDTPGSGAPLQGRGELRDQPPTAGTPKTPGSPPSSGGAAAEAPAPQGRGELRDQPPTTRTPKTPGSPPSGGTAAKTEADVRAARNVATTAPTTGWGTAPDMGAPATFVLLRHGETPLTPQKRFSGSGGSDPSLSDVGRDQAERAATALAARGTIQAIVASPLTRTRQTAAAVAARLGLDVTVEDGLRETDFGAWEGLTFAEVRDRYPDDLNAWLASPQAEPTGGGESFEATAGRMAITRDKLIAAYAGRTVLLVTHVTPIKTLVRLAIGAPPESLFRMELSAASLSAVAYYADGNASLRLFNDTSHLR, encoded by the coding sequence GTGCGGGAGTTCATCGTCGAGGCCGACGGCGGTTCCCGGGGCAACCCGGGACCCGCGGGCTACGGCTCCGTGGTCATCGACGCGGCCACCGGGGAGACCCTGGCGGAGGCCGCCGAGTACATCGGCGTCGCCACCAACAACGTGGCCGAGTACCGGGGCCTGATCGCCGGCCTCAAGGCGGCCCGCGCACTCGACCCCTCCGCCTCCATCCGCGTCCGCATGGACTCCAAGCTCGTAGTCGAGCAGATGTCGGGCCGCTGGAAGATCAAACACCCCGACATGAAACCCCTGGCGGCAGAGGCGGCCAGCATCCTCCCCCCGTCCCAGGTCACGTACGAGTGGATCCCGCGAGAGCAGAACAAACACGCGGACCGACTCGCCAACGAGGCGATGGACGCGGGAAAGCGCGGCGAACAGTGGTCCCCGTCGGCGTCGACGGCAGAACTGGACGCGAGGGCAGCGAGGTCGGCTGCGCCTGACCCCTCGGGCCCACCCGGGGACGCAACGGCGGGCGCGGCAAAGGTAAGGGCGGCAATGGCAGGGTCGATGCCCTCTGACACACCGGGTTCAGGAGCGCCCCTCCAGGGGCGCGGGGAACTGCGCGACCAGCCCCCGACGGCCGGCACTCCGAAGACTCCCGGCAGCCCCCCGTCATCGGGCGGCGCAGCCGCAGAGGCGCCGGCTCCTCAGGGGCGCGGGGAACTGCGCGACCAGCCCCCAACGACCCGCACTCCGAAGACCCCCGGCAGCCCCCCGTCCGGCGGCACCGCCGCAAAGACCGAAGCCGACGTACGCGCCGCGCGAAACGTGGCAACGACGGCGCCGACAACCGGCTGGGGCACCGCCCCGGACATGGGCGCCCCCGCCACCTTCGTACTCCTACGCCACGGCGAGACCCCCCTCACCCCCCAGAAGCGATTCTCAGGCAGCGGCGGATCGGACCCGTCCCTGTCGGACGTGGGCCGAGACCAGGCCGAACGAGCCGCCACCGCACTGGCCGCCCGCGGCACGATCCAGGCGATCGTGGCATCCCCCCTCACCCGCACAAGGCAGACCGCCGCAGCCGTAGCCGCCCGCCTGGGCCTCGACGTGACCGTCGAGGACGGCCTCCGCGAGACGGACTTCGGCGCCTGGGAGGGCCTGACCTTCGCCGAGGTACGGGACCGCTACCCCGACGACCTGAACGCCTGGCTCGCGTCGCCGCAGGCCGAACCCACCGGCGGCGGCGAGAGCTTCGAGGCCACCGCCGGCCGTATGGCCATCACCCGCGACAAGCTCATCGCCGCGTACGCGGGCCGCACGGTCCTGCTCGTCACCCACGTCACCCCGATCAAGACCCTCGTACGCCTCGCGATCGGCGCCCCGCCGGAGTCCCTGTTCCGCATGGAGCTGTCCGCGGCCTCCCTCTCCGCGGTGGCGTACTACGCGGACGGCAACGCGAGCCTGCGCCTGTTCAACGACACGTCCCACCTCCGCTGA